One genomic window of Glycine soja cultivar W05 chromosome 9, ASM419377v2, whole genome shotgun sequence includes the following:
- the LOC114366929 gene encoding zinc finger protein 8-like, whose product MDKTSSTTTTSERETHDFMNVDSFSQLPFIRPAPLVREKSGIRLFGIEFAGGNNNSSNNNNNFVVVSAEDSESAEITTAANTNTNINNNKLNSLDLDPSNKEENTPTATSTGTTDTNGESSRRFECHYCCRNFPTSQALGGHQNAHKRERQHAKRAHLQSTMVHGSTFSDAHHVYNLMNYRYGSSIPTPPPPTMPYPTWNNNNNNTRFYGTTTTTSFSHHHQHQQQPINGSPLAFWRIPNGTTINNNNPSFSHERSSTLPPLFATEEIANVRASSQVVVGASGPMTTQNRYVYDSKQRDHVSLDLHL is encoded by the coding sequence ATGGACAAgacatcatcaacaacaacaacctccgAGAGAGAAACTCACGACTTCATGAACGTCGACTCGTTCTCCCAACTCCCCTTCATCCGCCCGGCTCCTCTTGTCAGAGAGAAGTCAGGcattcgcctctttggcatcgaATTTGCCGGCGgaaacaacaacagcagcaataacaataacaattttGTTGTTGTCTCGGCCGAGGATTCTGAGTCGGCCGAAATAACAACAGCAGccaacaccaacaccaacatCAATAACAACAAACTCAACTCATTGGACCTCGATCCTTCCAACAAGGAGGAAAACACCCCCACTGCCACCAGTACTGGCACCACCGACACGAATGGCGAGAGCAGCCGCCGCTTCGAGTGCCACTACTGCTGCCGCAACTTCCCCACCTCCCAAGCCCTCGGCGGCCACCAAAACGCGCACAAACGCGAACGCCAGCACGCCAAACGTGCGCACCTCCAGTCCACGATGGTTCATGGCAGCACCTTCTCCGACGCGCACCATGTCTACAATCTCATGAACTACCGCTACGGTTCTTCCATtccaacaccaccaccaccaacaatgCCTTATCCAACatggaacaacaacaacaacaacacgcGCTTCTACGGAACAACAACAACGACGTCGTTTTCTCACCACCACCAACACCAACAACAACCTATTAACGGAAGCCCCTTAGCATTTTGGCGAATTCCTAATGGCACCaccattaataataataaccctAGTTTCAGCCACGAGCGTTCTTCGACGTTGCCGCCTTTGTTCGCGACTGAGGAAATAGCGAACGTGAGAGCCTCCTCGCAGGTTGTTGTCGGAGCCTCGGGGCCGATGACGACGCAAAACCGCTACGTGTATGACTCGAAACAACGCGACCATGTGAGTTTGGATCTTCATCTGTAA